Part of the Gadus macrocephalus chromosome 22, ASM3116895v1 genome, GTTTTTTCCGCTCTGAGGTTTTCTGAGGAGGATGTTTTCAGTCCTTTTTCTATCAACAGTGAATAACAGCGCAGGTAGGGATTAGGTACCCTGCTCAGGTAGGCTGCGGTCATTGGGAATTGAACCCACAACCCTCTCCTGCCTTTGTATTGGTTTGTGGTGGATTCAGAAAGGATTGGTACTAGTATGACGATGAAACAACGTATTTGTGATTTCTAAACGTGTGAGGTCTACAAATAGAGGGATGAGCATGGCACTCAGTGAGACAACTGTATGACACACTTTTTGACACACTTTTCTTTGCTTTCCATATATAATTTACCCTTTGAAATCCTAGGCTAACATCATATAATCATAGCATGTAGAATGGGGTAGATGATTTAGAAACTTTGAAGaagctttgtgtgtgtcatacacacacaaacgcacgcacacacacacacacacacacacacgcacacacacgcacacacacgcacacacacgcacagacacacacacacacgcacacacacacacacacgcacacacgcacacacgcacacacacacacacacacacacacacacacacacacacacacacacacagccaccacaACACCTCTGAAGCTTCTGGTGTGTTttgtctctcctttcctcccttccaGCAGAGCAGGGCGTCAGCCATCGACGATCCTGCCCCAGACGCCTCAGACGGGCCTGGGTGGGGGAACCTAGAGGAGGGCCAAGGCCATGCAGAGAGCCAGGGTCAACAGCGCTGTCTGCAGTCGGCCAATGAAGAGCGACCGTCCAAGCCCACCGGTGAGGGGCTAGAACTGCCCGGATGTTTCCTAATGCCTGGAGCGAGGAGAGTTTTCCTTATCCTCAAGGAGAGGAACTGTGCTGGGGCAGACCTTTCGTCCCCTAACCTAGCGTGGGTGGGATGTTGGTCTTGTGTGTGGGGTTGCTGCTGTTGAATCCAAGCTGAATCAAAGTTAACAAGCTCAACTTTAAGTTTATAGCAAACAATTATTTACATGGGACTAGGGATTCTGATCGTCCAGAAATCTCGTTCATCTCATGGACGTGCACACACCACAGGAAACAGGTTTATGATCGTCCTACTGCTGTCTGGTGTTTACAACTTGAAGACTAGTACTGACCTTTGACTCCCCCATGNNNNNNNNNNNNNNNNNNNNNNNNNNNNNNNNNNNNNNNNNNNNNNNNNNNNNNNNNNNNNNNNNNNNNNNNNNNNNNNNNNNNNNNNNNNNNNNNNNNNTCTGTTAGAAGAAAGCAAGTCAAAACGAAAACCTAACATAGTTTACTTGCACAAAATGAGACACGATTGCTTACTAATGAATTAGCCCCTACCATTTCAAGATGATAAACGCAGCATTTACCTGCATAGTCAATGCAAACATCTTGCAATCTTTGTAGCCTGGAAACGTCAATAATCCATAACCTTTGGGTCGAACTTTATATAGTATGCTCCCTGTTCTCGTACATTGTGAAAGGTTATGAATCCAAGATATATGTCTATGGCAATCAACTTTCTTTTCCACCAAGGCCTTCAATTCAGAATGAAAACAAACGGTGATATTGTATAAAGTGTATCGCGCTCAGCTGCTGATCCTAAAGGGGTTCTGTCGGGCTGAGGGCCCATCATGGTAGCAGGAGCGATGAGCTGGCTGTGGGATTAGGATTATTTAGACGTTCCTCATTCCCCCcgctatggaagcatatatgtagcaaaattcaaatggcaatgcaatttgcaattcaataagtaattacgttatgcaattgacaatgcattatgcaatttcataatgtaatttgtaaatacgttattcaaagtgtattttaatatgcaaagtgacaatgcaatcctcaattaaatttgcaaaagttataacaataaaaatacaataacattttgtcaaattctttgagttcctttattcaagttgaaaagctatagcgtccccgtgattgcaatccacttcgccacgctccgtatgttgcgatattcaaatgacatttcaatccgcaaaacggaatccaaagcggaatccaaagaggaatccaaagaagaatccaaagaggaatccaaaaagtcaatatgcaaagtggaaaacgtatcagccaatcagcgtctgggcgggaactacgtcacttgctcgtaatttccttgttcacttctagttcgtatgtgtcaggtccatgttcaccaatggagattattgatacgctccgaagtttggccgatgatgtggagaacaatcgtgttgaagacacagatgcggtagatagagtgcgtgttctgggagataggatagacgacttatcctcactggtacattttgacgccagtgtggtaaacacaaagatttcccaagtgctacaggcactgggtgcgaaacatagggtcgggagacccaccgtctccacccactcctcacctacaaagctctccacaacctagcccccagttacctctgggaccacatctcgactcattacgaatgggtgcctggtcattcagctgttcagcacccaggctctggaactccctccccccacacataaaacaatcAGACCAGAGTCagacacaatagaaagtgaagtagttcccgcccagacgctgattggctgatacgtttgccactttgcatattgactttttggattcctctttggattcctctttggattcctctttggatttcctctttggattccgttttggattccgttttgcggattgaaatgtcatttgaatatcgcaacacacggagcgtggcgaagtggattgcaatcacggggacgctatagcttttcaatttgaataaaggaactcaaagaatttgacaaaatgttattgtatttttattgttataacttttgcaaatttaattgaggattgcattctcactttgcatattaaaatacactttgaataacgtatttacaaattacattatgaaattgcataatgcattgtcaattgcataacgtaattacttattgaattgcaaattgcaaattgcattgccatttgaattttgctacatatatgcttccatacccCGGCTTGGTGTTGTAACCATAACTATGGATTTAAAACTGTTCAAACAGAAGTCCTGCCTGGAACCATGATTCATGTGGAGGAGTGAGATTTAGGGGAGCAAAAACACTCATGCGTATTATAATTGTGATTTTAGAAAAGGCAACGAAAGACTGCGGCGAAAACGGCCAGTGGTTCAGGCATCCGCAGAGCAACAGGGTTTGGACCAACTATACGCTCTGTCCTGTTAAGGTAATGACCTGGGAATGATATACAGGCTTAATGCAGTATTATATCACCAATGACTCCCAGACATTACTCACAACCAATACAAACACAGCAAACGTTTTTTATGACCAGAAAAATGCGAGGACTCCCTGTAGTTCTGGAGTCCTGCTGAACAAAGCAACATTGTGGGTTTGTTGACTTGTTTTAATGGCTTGTTTTAACGGaagcaaaataaaaattgaGGCTGAGACTTTTTCCCGCTCAGGTCAGCAATAGAACGAATAAGAGcataatgcaaaaaaaagaatcagAGATATTGCAAGGTTGTGAGCGGTGTTGTATGGCTATATAGGGTAAAGTATGTGCTAGGGGATGTGTGTTTCTGGGGTCGTTTAGGAGTGAATCACAAttataagtatgtgtgtgtgtgtgtgttcatatatgGACTTCCTGTAACCTCTGTCAGACCACCAGGCCAGAGCTGGAGGCTGCGGAGCCCAGCGCTGATCCCCGGGCGGGCCAGGTGGCcgacacggaggaggagggccgcgCCAGGAAGATGATCCTGGACGGACAGTATAAATGCTTCGAGAAGATGAACCGCGACCCGGCTTACAACAAAActggtacgggggggggggggggggcttgggtgcTTCATAAATCAGCATGGTTACCCCTCCGAAGGGGTGAATGGAACCCTGCAGATGGTTCCAGTAGACAGTGAAACGTTTTATACTTATGGCATGGCGTCCTTTCCCTCAGGCCACTTCTGTAGCCGTAACTGGGATGGCTGGCTTTGCTGGGACGATACTCCAGCAGGACTGAACAGCACTCAGACCTGTCCCGGCTActttctgacctctgaccccacagGTGAGGGGTCCGGAAAATGGAACCAGATTGAAATGcgtatttttttcatgaatatGACTATGCTGTAAGGATGCATGTCATCTGCAGCATCATGATTACTACatgatttattaattaaaaaatctgTTTCTCAAGAAAATGCAACTAGGTATTGTGGTGAGGACGGGCAGTGGTTCCGCCAAACTGGGACCAAACGGTTCTGGTCAGACTACACGCGGTGCAGCGCTCAGGTAAAATGTACTGGTACAGTTAGTGTTTTCATCAGCAGGATATGTTTTATTCTGTTGCAGTTCTATCAGGCACTCTGTTCTTGGAGAGAGatcaagagaaagagaaatatatagagtgagagagtgcgagagagagagagagagagagagagagagagagagagagagagagagagagagagagagagagagagatatcaagagagagagaaatatatagagagagagagcgcgagagagagagcgcgagagagagagagagagagagagaggaatttaAAATGTTGAATTCATATTTCACAGGCACCACTTCACAAGAATGAATACAGACCTGCCACCGAAATGATTGTGGATGCTGACTACGCATGTTTCAAGAAAATGAAACAAGATCCACCCTACAGCAGGCCAGGTATCCAACAGCAATCACTGCATTTTTTACATGGCGGTTCTTGCCTGGTGTGGGGGGTGATCTATATTCGATGGTAATTCATAACATGTAGGCTGGGAACAAGAGTTTTCTTAACCAGAGCGTATGTTGGTGGTCTGGTCCCGGGGGCTGCTAGGAGCGTTCTGTGGTCGTACCTGGGATGGTTGGCTGTGCTGGGACGACACTCCAGCAGAGACACACAGCTCACAGCTCTGTCCCGCGTACTTTGCCGACTTCAACGCCTCAGGTAAGGGCTGAGAGTCAACCATGTTGGGAGGTGTTTATGCTTATCCAAACCTGTGACTTTAACTCCGCTGGTGTTATCAAAAGATGACCTTGTATGTACCATGTAACTAGGTATTGGGAAGGAATTTAAGACGTACATTTGTTTTTTCGTTGCAAACAAGTGATTCAAAATAATTCCTTTAATAATGGGTTTGAGTTGTTTTTTGCTGCTTTTGTTTCTGTTAGAAGAAAGCAAGTCAAAACGAAAACCTAACATAGTTTACTTGCACAAAATGAGACACGATTGCTTACTAATGAATTAGCCCCTACCATTTCAAGATGATAAACGCAGCATTTACCTGCATAGTCAATGCAAACATCTTGCAATCTTTGTAGCCTGGAAACGTCAATAATCCATAACCTTTGGGTCGAACTTTATATAGTATGCTCCCTGTTCTCGTACATTGTGAAAGGTTATGAATCCAAGATATATGTCTATGGCAATCAACTTTCTTTTCCACCAAGGCCTTCAATTCAGAATGAAAACAAACGGTGATATTGTATAAAGTGTATCGCGCTCAGCTGCTGATCCTAAAGGGGTTCTGTCGGGCTGAGGGCCCATCATGGTAGCAGGAGCGATGAGCTGGCTGTGGGATTAGGATTATTTAGACGTTCCTCATTCCCCCcgctatggaagcatatatgtagcaaaattcaaatggcaatgcaatttgcaattcaataagtaattacgttatgcaattgacaatgcattatgcaatttcataatgtaatttgtaaatacgttattcaaagtgtattttaatatgcaaagtgacaatgcaatcctcaattaaatttgcaaaagttataacaataaaaatacaataacattttgtcaaattctttgagttcctttattcaaattgaaaagctatagcgtccccgtgattgcaatccacttcgccacgctccgtatgttgcgatattcaaatgacatttcaatccgcaaaacggaatccaaagcgGAATCCAAagcggaatccaaagaggaatccaaagaagaatccaaagaggaatccaaaaagtcaatatgcaaagtggcaaacgtatcagccaatcagcgtctgggcgggaactacgtcacttgctcgtaatttccttgttcacttctagtttgtatgtgtcaggtccatgttcaccaatggagattattgatacgctccgaagtttggccgatgatgtggagaacaatcgtgttgaagacacagatgcggtagatagagtgcgtgttctgggagataggatagacgacttatcctcactggtacattttgacgccagtgtggtaaacacaaagatttcccaagtgctacaggcactgggtgcgaaacatagggtcgggagacccaccgtctccacccactcctcacctacaaagctctccacaacctagcccccagttacctctgggaccacatctcgactcattacgaatgggtgcctggtcattcagctgttcagcacccaggctctggaactccctccccccacacataaaacaatcAGACCAGAGTCagacacaatagaaagtgaagtagttcccgcccagacgctgattggctgatacgtttgccactttgcatattgactttttggattcctctttggattcctctttggattcctctttggattcctctttggatttcctctttggattccgttttggattccgttttgcggattgaaatgtcatttgaatatcgcaacacacggagcgtggcgaagtggattgcaatcacggggacgctatagcttttcaatttgaataaaggaactcaaagaatttgacaaaatgttattgtatttttattgttataacttttgcaaatttaattgaggattgcattctcactttgcatattaaaatacactttgaataacgtatttacaaattacattatgaaataaattgcataatgcattgtcaattgcataacgtaattacttattgaattgcaaattgcaaattgcattgccatttgaattttgctacatatatgcttccatacccCGCCTTGGTGTTGTAACCATAACTATGGATTTAAAACTGTTCAAACAGAAGTCCTGCCTGGAACCATGATTCATGTGGAGGAGTGAGATTTAGGGGAGCAAAAACACTCATGCGTATTATAATTGTGATTTTAGAAAAGGCAACGAAAGACTGCGGCGAAAACGGCCAGTGGTTCAGGCATCCGCAGAGCAACAGGGTTTGGACCAACTATACGCTCTGTCATGTTAAGGTAATGACCTGGGAATGATATACAGGCTTAATGCAGTATTATATCACCAATGACTCCCAGACATTACTCACAACCAATACAAACACAGCAAACGTTTTTTATAACCAGAAAAACGTGAGGACTCCCTGTAGTTCTGGAGTTCTGCTGAACAAAGCAACATTGTGGGTTTGTTGACTTGTTTTAATGGCTTGTTTTAACggaagcaaaataaaaaatttaggCTGAGACTTTTTCCCGCTCAGGTCAGCAATAGAACGAATAAGAGcataatgcaaaaaaaagaatcagAGATATTGCAAGGTTGTGAGCGGTGTTGTATGGCTATATAGGGTAAAGTATGTGCTAGGGGATGTGTGTTTCTGGGGTCGTTTAGGAGTGAATCAcaattatatgtgtgtgtgtgtgtgtgtgtgttcatatatgGACTTCCTGTAACCTCTGTCAGACCACCAGGCCAGAGCTGGAGGCTGCGGAGCCCAGCGCTGATCCCCGGGCGGGCCAGGTGGCcgacacggaggaggagggccgcgCCAGGAAGATGATCCTGGACGGACAGTATAAATGCTTCGAGAAGATGAACCGCGACCCGGCTTACAACAAAActggtacggggggggggggggggggggcttgggtgcTTCATAAATCAGCATGGTTACCCCTCCGAAGGGGTGAATGGAACCCTGCAGATGGTTCCAGTAGACAGTGAAACGTTTTATACTTATGGCATGGCGTCCTTTCCCTCAGGCCACTTCTGTAGCCGTAACTGGGATGGCTGGCTTTGCTGGGACGATACTCCAGCGGGGACGTTCAGTGCCCAGTTCTGTCCGAGCTACTTCATCGACTTCGACCCGACCGGTTAGTGtgacccacctcctcctcctccttctgctcagTGCTGACCGTGCATTTGCTCAACCTGCACCATGTAACTATTATACGcagtcatccattttgtttGAAAATTGATCGTCCagccttttttttctctcgccCAGGCCACATTGACTCAACGCAGCAAAAAAACAATCCTATCCTGCAAAATAGTAGTTGAACTTTTTAAAACGTTCATATCAGGAGCAGCTGTAACCGTGGGAAACGCatctcatttttttttacttcatcaATCAACGGTGCATGTGGAATAACATCTATCCCAGCTATCAGGCATGATAGCTGGCATAATCTCCCAGGCATTTATTCATTTCGAAAGGCAACACTTGCTTGCTTTTTCAGAAAAGACACATTGAGGGATGGCGGCACCATTATGGAAGATAAATAGACATGTTACTGTAATAATAAAGATGTTCCTTTGAAGGGGTCATGCCGCCAGTCGGCTCATTTAGTGTTAGACCGTTGGCCTTCATCAATCCCCGGGGAGGAATTCCCCATGGCCAAACCTTCCACTGGAAAATATGCCTTTAGTTCTTGGCCATGTGTGGCTTTGAGAGGGACAGGCCGGGATTTAACGTTCCCAACATCAGAGACAGATGTTTTACAGGTGTTTGGCTTTAGCAACAAACGGATCAAACACCTATAATGCGGTTGTTGGGGAAAGCACAACAAACATCTTGAGGAGTATTTGACCTCTGTTTACTTTGTTACTGTTAAATAAGGATTGTACCAATAAACATCTCCAAACATGGGAGATCCTAGTTGATCCTAGTTGTCATTGACAATGAATATTTTTACAGGGATTTTTAAAGGTCttgaaatgagaatcaataaAGCTTCATGAGATCCATCTAATATCCACAAACATTGTAGGGgttatatttatggatttacgTAACGCAATTAGTTCTCCCAACTTAGTGAAAAATAAATTCAGACTATCGAAGAAGAGGCCCTAATCAATTTTTATGAACTCAAACTGTGTCCTGTCAACTCTTTTACTCTATCCATCTTATGTTGAGATTGGAGATGATTGCGTGTCCATTGCACAAAAGCCAGCCTATGTTCTTATACAATAaaaaatccataacaaataatAGATATAACGGCTTACTGCAGTGCCCTGTGTTTGGGGAGCTGGCTGTGGAACACATtctgagagagtgagacagaatgGCATTCAGGGCAGGTTGCAGCACAGCAGGTGACTGTCTCCGTCGTCCATCCTCCTGTTGTACTCGAGTCAATATTGGACAGGAGCCACTAAAAAGTTTGGGACCTCTTGAGTACAATGTATCACTGTAACTGTATCAAAATCAAATAGAAATGAATTGAATAGAAATTCATCAAATTCTTTGTTTCTATAGTAAATCAAAATTGAAAGGTAGTAGTAGTGTTATTTCAATTTGGTATTATTCACTATTCAATCTACGTTATTCATTCACTTTGTAgtcaaaaaattaaataaagacaGGGCCGACCATGAGAACAGATGACAGAAGGGCCTGGAATTCGTTTCTAAACCTGCTCTTTGTGAGAAATTATTCACCCAGAAATAACACCACTGGGACAAAATCCAGTAAGGATTTTTCGAATTTCCACCCTCATTGTCTTCCAGAAAAGGCTGCCAAGTACTGCGGGGAGAAGGGTCAGTGGTTTCGCCATCCGGACACCAACAGGACCTGGTCTAACTACACCGCGTGCAACGCCAACACCAAGGAGAAGCTGAAGGTAGGTCCACCACAGGGCCCCGGGCAGATCAGATAAGCCCTTCAGGCCCAGGGAGCTCAGGCGTTGAGGTATGATTCAGGGGAGAGCCAGGATTGGTCGAGCCAGTTACTGAGTAAACGAGGTGCACCTGTGCCTCATTAACGATGCCCTATATCTGTGTGTTTCAGTAAACGCTGGCAGAGGAGCCTGTGGACTGAGCCATGTAGACACCCCCGGTGTGCATGCAGAGAGCCTGGAAAAGGCCTGGGCAATTATATATACGGCCACAGCCGAGAACAGGCCCGCTCTATCCCTATTCAGGCTGGTGGGGACCTTAGAAACTCTGCAAAATCGGGATTTAACATAAAAGCACAGATTGACCGTGGTTTTGATAGGAGGCCAATACATTCAAGACATTCCTAACTCTGAACCTAATCCCTGCTTCTGAGGGATCTGTGTTTAAGCATGCGGATATGATTTATTTGTATCTGAGCGAGTTGAAAAACTCGAGGAGAAAAGGTCAAtgggtgtttttattttagCAGTCTTGATTCTTTGTCAATGAGACAATCAAATATTGTACTTAAGC contains:
- the calcr gene encoding calcitonin gene-related peptide type 1 receptor — encoded protein: MRIIIVILEKATKDCGENGQWFRHPQSNRVWTNYTLCPVKTTRPELEAAEPSADPRAGQVADTEEEGRARKMILDGQYKCFEKMNRDPAYNKTGHFCSRNWDGWLCWDDTPAGLNSTQTCPGYFLTSDPTENATRYCGEDGQWFRQTGTKRFWSDYTRCSAQAPLHKNEYRPATEMIVDADYACFKKMKQDPPYSRPGAFCGRTWDGWLCWDDTPAETHSSQLCPAYFADFNASEKATKDCGENGQWFRHPQSNRVWTNYTLCHVKTTRPELEAAEPSADPRAGQVADTEEEGRARKMILDGQYKCFEKMNRDPAYNKTGHFCSRNWDGWLCWDDTPAGTFSAQFCPSYFIDFDPTEKAAKYCGEKGQWFRHPDTNRTWSNYTACNANTKEKLKSVFILYYMAIVGHALSIASLLISLAIFFYFRSLSCQRITLHKNLFWSYVLNSAITLIYLIAVVNNPDLVGQNPVGCKVLHFFHMYMLGCNYFWMLCEGIYLHTLIVVAVFAEEQHLHWYYLLGWGFPLVPACIHAVARKQYFDDNCWMSVETNLLYVVHGPIMAALLVNLFFLLNIVRVLVTKLRDTHRAETNMYMKAVRATLILVPLLGIQFVIFPWRPENRLVGEVYDYFMHILMHYQGLLVATIFCFFNGEVQGTLKRQWMQYKTQWGQRRRDHCSMRSTSYTATSITEVPAFMYHHECNSEHLNGRNSEDSELVALKTGETYA